A stretch of DNA from Perognathus longimembris pacificus isolate PPM17 chromosome 14, ASM2315922v1, whole genome shotgun sequence:
gtgagccaccagtactcagcagaAAGAAGCCTTTTATGGGACCCAGTGTTACACCAGCGGGAGGTCGGGGAGGGTGCATCTCAGCTCTCACGAGTGTACCGAGCAGCCTGCATATATAGTCAGGAAGTGGGAGTAAAGAGAAGAGCCTCTGCCCAAAATTCCCCTCGTGCAAAAGGACTGTTTGCGCGCAAGTCACAGGTTGTCTGCTGAGCCACCGGGGGCTGAGCTCCTCCTCTGCTCTAGGCAGAAATGGCTCCAGGATCATCTAGAGTTTGTCAAGTTCATGATGGCGAAAAGTCAAGTGCAGGCTAAGCAGGCCAGTGCTGGGACAGTGTCTTCCGCAGCAGTCTCTGCTTTGGCAGCAAGCAGCTGTGGTTGACTTGGAATTTCCTCAAGGCGCTCATGGAGTGTTCAAAGCAGCCGGTGCTAGCAAGAGCTAAGGGCAGCCTGGCTGGCCGCCTGACTGATCATCCTTCACTCAGGCAGCCAAAGCACCAGACCCCGGCTAACAGCATTCATTAAGGAGTCAAATCACCCCAGCTCCGAACATCTCTGCACacttgaagaagaaagaaaaaaaaaaaaaagaacactcaaAGGTGCTGTCCCAGTGCTCTGGACAGAGATGGTTCCTACCatttgttttatcacagttgctGCAGGGCAGTTCACTTAGAGGAAAGGAAAGTCCGTGGGTCTAAGTAGCTTCCAGCAAGTGTAACAGCATCTGATAGGTTCAAAACCCTGCTTCCCTCCTTAAATCAGAGGCTAGCATACTCTTCTTTGTTTAAAAGTAAACAACTAAGTCAGCTttggctagggatgtggcttacgtggtagaatgCCCAATAGCAAGCTTAAACCCTTGCAGTTCGAATCCCAGTAACACTTTTAAAAAAGTCAGCCTTGCAGGCTGGTTCTACTCCAAGTACTCATCTCTGTTTTTGTTACATGAAAATAAACAGACAACATATAGATGGTGGCAGCCGTGTGCCAACAAAACCTTACTGTtgctggcattggtggctcacacctgtaaaatcctagctactcaggaggctgagggctgaggatcacaattcaaagccagcacgggtaggaaagtgcatgaggccctccttccaattaaccaccagaagtggcgctgtggctcaaagtgacagagtgcttagccttgagcgaaagggcTGTGGAACAGCACCCTGGCgcccagttcaagctccatgaccaccgccaccaccaccaccaccaaaccccCAAAAAACTGTCCAAACACAGGGTGGCAGGCTAGATGTGGCCTGTGGGCTGCAGTTTCCCACCTATGCCACCGTGCACTTTCCTTTTCAGATCACTGTGAATGGCAGAGCAGATCCTGCTGGAGTTCCGGCCCTCCAACCAAAGCCAGCCGTCCCCTCCCAACGCCACCTCCTGTGACAATGCTCAGGACGCCTGGGACCTGCTGCACAGAGTGCTACCAACATTCATCATCACAGTCTGTTTCTTCGGCCTCCTGGGAAACCTCCTCGtcctgtccttcctcctcctgccccggCGGCGACTGAATGTGGCAGAAATCTACCTGGCCAACCTGGCAGCTTCTGATCTGGTGTTTGTCTTGGGCTTGCCCTTCTGGGCCGAGAATGTCTGGAACCAGTTCCACTGGCCCTTTGGAGGCCTCCTCTGCCGCACCGTCAACGGGGTCATCAAAGCCAACCTGTTCATCAGCATCTTCCTGGTGGTGGCCATCAGCCAGGACCGCTACCGGGCACTGGTACACCCCATGGCCAGCCGGAGGTGGCGGCGGCGCCGGCGGGCCCAGGCCACCTGCTTGCTCATCTGGGCGGCCGGGGCCCTCCTGAGCACGCCCACCTTCCTGCTGCGCTCCGTCCAAGCGCTCCCCGACCTGAACATCTCTGCCTGCATCCTGCTCTTTCCCCATGGGGCCTGGCACTTTGCGAGGGTTGTGGAGTTAAACGTGCTGGGTTTCCTCCTGCCACTAGCGGCCATCATCTTCTTCAACTACCACATCCTGGCCTCCCTGCGAGGGCGGGCGGAGGCCAGCAGGACCCGATGTGGGGGCCCCCGAGGAAGCAAGACCACGGTGCTGATCCTCACGCTGGTGGCTGCCTTCCTGCTCTGCTGGGCCCCCTATCATGTCTTTGCCTTCCTCGAATTCTTGGTCCGGTTGCAAGCTCTCCAGGGCTGCTTCTGGGAGGAGGTCACCGACCTGGGCCTGCAGCTGGCCAACTTCTTTGCTTTCATCAACAGCTGCCTGAATCCGGTGATTTATGTCTTCGTGGGTCGGCTCTTCAGGACCAAAGTCTGGGAGCTTTATAAACAGTGCACACCTAGAAGTCTCATGCCAATGTCCTCATCCCATCGGAAAGAAATCTTCCAAATGTTCTGACAAAATTGAAATTGTAATGAAcccaggtgcctggcttccttaCCAGACATTTCTGACATCATAAAGACCACCCATGGTAAGCTGAGTAATGACCTCCAGGGAGACCcaggacccaggctctgagtctgtGAATGTTAGTTTTTCGGGCAGCTGGGACCTTTCAGCAGTGATTAAACTAAGGATCTCGCGTTTAGGGAGCTGAGCATATTCTGACCAGGGTGGCCCAGGTGTAACCACACGAGTCCTTATAAAGAATGGGAGGGTCAGAGTGAGGGGTGTGAAGACAGAAGTAGAGACTCTAAGGAAGAGACCACAAGGACTGagggtgtggctctagtggtagagccacacgcgtgcacacacgcgcgcgcgcacacacacacacacacacacacacgaatgaaacCGCCATGAGCCAAGGACTGCAAGCACCTGCTGGAGGCTGGAAAGGGCAAAGATTTCCCCTCGCTTTCCCAGAGTCTCCAGCAAGACTCCATCATGCCAACACCGTCAGCTCTGACCTCCAGAACTGGAAGAGAATAAACTTTGGTTGTTCTGATTTACCGAGTTTGTAGTCATTGGTTATAGCAGCACATGGAAATGAATATAGGTCCAAATAGAAATTATGTTCATAAGGAAGTTTCCTAGATCTACATAATTAtgaataagaaaacaagaagttGCCCGAGTGTGTTACCCATGTAGCAGCGACCATGGGCTCAGAGGGAAAAATGGGTTCCTCCTCCAGTCATGGAGGACATGGTGAGAGGTACAATGGTGAGCTGAATTCCCGCATAGGGTGGCATCTAGAGAGTCAGAAAGAAGGGCTGGAGGGCAGCCCCAAATTCCAAGGTGGGAAGGCTTGTGAGTATAGAAAACTGGGGGTGTTGAACTCCTCCTGCCTCCAGAGATCTAGCACAAAGCCTGCTGGTGCCTCTGCCTTGGATGAGCTCGTGACACCAGGATGAAACGCGTCACACAGCCCCAGAAGCAACTGGCCAGGTGAAAGGAACATGAGAACAGAGAAGGggttggagcctgggtgctgggaggCTCAGAGGAGCTTCTGGAGGAGGAGACCTACAGCCTCACTCCCAAAGACCAAAGACACCAGCCAGACTGAGGCAGGCAGGTTTTCGTTAGGAAGGCCAAGGTTGGAGggtgagggttagggttaggagGGAAGGAACACATTGGTGGGTTTGTGATGGAAAGGGTAGAGCGCGCTCATTGGAAGAGCATGGTAGTGCTCTGGGGGATGGCACAGGCTCTGCCAAAACGTGAATGCATGGATTTGTGGTGCCAATACATTCTCACAATGACCAGCAGGCCCTAATAGCAGATGCTCAACTTGCCCTGGAGTTGGGTTTTTCCAGATGGACAGCCATGAGCCCCAGGGGTTGAGGATACCGTCAGACGGTGGAAGAGGactgaaacaaaaacaaggaaggaaggaagcaaagcaggggagggagccaGCTTTCCATACTTCATCATAATGCCAGAGGCAAAGGCAAGggcgggcaggggtgggggacaggCCTCTCCACTGCAAACTGCCCCTTTCTTCTTCAGTCTGCAGTCTGTGGCTGATTAAACCACCCTTTCCATGGGTTGATAAAAACAATCCCACACTCAGAAAGAATGTACTGGCCTGTGAACTCCAAGAATCTGGCTGGCAGGCCTGCAATTCAAGGATACACTATCAGCACCATCTGATGTTTGACACCTAATTTATGGAAGGTAGGACATGTTCCAAAACACAGTAAGCTGCCTCACAGAGAGCAGCTGGCAAAACACGGGAAAGCTATTCCTCTTCTGCTGGGAAGGTCAGTTGCTGATTTGCAGAGGAAGAAATTCCAATGTTGGTTCAAAGGACCAgcgctggggctggggagagaaggaaatgtcTGATTGATGGGCTCACCTGGCATTCCTCATACCTGGACCCAGGCCCCGGGCTGCACCTGCAGTGCTAATACCTGGGTAGGAAATGAGTCAGCCGCAGTATTTCCGCATCCACAGCTCCAGTGCCCATGAGACCTCCTACTTTCTCTCACGGAAGGGCCACATTGAGATGTGGCTCCTCTTTCCCAGTTCCCTATGAACTCTGGATCAGTGCTGACTCTGGGTATCACTTGGGCCCTATCTCACTCTTGCTGCTCTTGCTGCTGAGAAGGAAAAAGGCCTGCCTCCATCTCATCCATCACCACGATATTGATCCCTGGGACTGAGCAGCTCTAAGCCTTTGCAAAATCCCAGCTTGGCACACCCCAACATTGTCATGGCCAAGGCAGATTCTTCTTTGGAAAGATGAATCACACACTTGATGGGAAGCAAGTGTTGTCATCTGGAAACGACCCCAGGGCCTGGCAATCAGGTCAGGGCTGTTCCAAGCCCTTTAGTTACCAGATGAACccctcccaggctctgagctccctTCAGGTCttccctgctcttcctctttcccacCAGCCCTACTGTGAGGGCCAGAAAAGGCCGAGCCAGGCTTGGGTGCCTagcccccagccccctttctccaGGATCTGATTTCTTTTCATTCACAGACTGCCCAGGCCCCACTCAGCCCCATGTCCAAGTAGATGTCGCTGCTGACAGCGCAGTGAGATGGACAAAAGTGCCGGGCCCTGGCATCTATCCCAGCGCTCCCACTCCCACCACCATGTGCCCAGTCAGTGTACATGCAAAAAGCAAAGGGCACATGGCTGTGGAGGGAAAAGCtgctatctcaacctcctggtgGCCAGAGATGGAACTGCACACCAGCTGACACCATACTTACAatcacccaacacacacacagcagacagcACCTGCGCTTACCATGAAGCAACAGGATTGAAACCAAGGGGCCAAGGTAACTCTCAATGCCTTATGTTACCAAAACTGCTGTCGTTCAAAAGATGAACATTAACTCAAACTTCTCATCCCAAAAGAGCCTATCAAGGCAATTGTTGTAATGCTTTTTGTGTCTCAGGTGTGCAGACAATACGAGAAAAGGGAAACAACTGCTGTATAAAAATGAATCATTTGCAAGTTAAAAGGAGCAATGAATCAGTCATGGTGATGTGATACACACCTATAATACCAGcacagaaaggcaaagaaaaggaaCAGTGGTGCCCAGCATACACCTGCAAAGGATGAGATAAAAACAAGCTGGTGCTGGGTGAGACTGGTGGGCTCACTACCTGAGAGATGGCTGAGATAAGACAGATGATAGCTGGAGGCTATGGAGATCCCTTCGTAACCCAAAGGCAGGCACATCCCAAGCTATGTAAGAAgctaagattgggaggatcactgtaccaagccagccttggcagaaaagaccTTAAGACTCTGCACAAAGATGGATGCAGTAGCATGCATCTGTGCTCCCAGGGACCACAGGAAACTTCCAAAGTGGTGGACTGCAATTCAGGTGCATGCCCAggtaggaagcaagaccctaacctaaaaataaccagtgaacaaAATAGGACTGGAGGTCTGGCTCAGTGATATCATGCCAATCTAGCAAGAATGGCATTCTCAGCTCAAACCCTAGTGCCACACAAAAAAATGTTGGCATATTAAGCACAGTATTATAGTTACATGAAGAGTGACTATATGTTCCAGGCAACCTAAGATTTCCTGGTAATGAAAAGTAAATCTGTTTTCATTCATGACATACTTCAATACACTAAATAATCTTTCTGACTCAAATGTTTGCATTGAACTTATTAATTTTATACCAATTGGTCTGTCCAGTTGGAACTGCAGATATATAAAAGCACATCACATCATATTCACTCAGACCCTTCGAGAAACTTGAAAATTTTACATACTTCCTCctcaagggaaggagggaagtgggATGCTTTTCATGGCTCCACACCCGAATCATacataaaggaagaaaatggaagcaaagTTGACTGACTTAAATCTTGCAGCTTTTTCCATGTCACATTTAATGTTAAGACAGCTGATACTTAACCCTGAAGCCACTTAGCATACAGGGGACCCTTTACTTCAAACTCCACTGCTGATGAGAACACGTGGGTGCCAAGGATCAGGGACAAAGGACACAGAAAGGAGGCCAGAGTCTCGGGCAGACAGATGCTGCAGGAGCAAACACAGCTGTTTGAACAAAGACACAAACCCCGGAACAGTTTCTAGAGGAAATGGTTACTTCAAAGTGACATACACGAGAGGCTTTCTAGTATTTTATCATCTTAGGCACACTGCTACTTGGAaaggagtgttttgtttttgcatgatGAAAGTTCTTATGACAAATATGTATGCTCTAAGTGGGAATCCAAACAGACCCAAACTTGAATAAAATCAAAGCCCACTGCTGTGAGGTCTGTGTTTTCTGAAAGGCAAAGTACAATGGACATTCTACTAATACGTAACAGTAATGTTGacagacaggaaaggaaaaattgGACTTCCAAATCAGCACCATTTAGGAAGTCACAACACACCCTCTGCTGCTTTTCTCTCGATAATGCGAAGTCAGTTTAACTTGTCATTAACACTGTGGGGGCTGAACCTCACTGATATCTTGCCCAGGCCTGCTTACCTGAATTGCTTGGGGGAGACTGTAAAGACTCGAAGCAGCAGTCAGTGGATACATGTGGTCTATTGCAGCCAGCAGCTTCACATCCAGCTTCAAGCCCACAGGCACAGGAACAGTTCGACGTGGATCACTGAGACCTAAAGCAGTCTCATGCAGATGGTGTACTGTGACCAGAACGCTCTTCCATGATGATGCCCACTCGGTGCAAATCTGGCAATCCAAGGGTCCCACTAACTCCTGATCATAATTATCCATGATACACAGAAATCTCAACACTTTTTAAAGAAGCAAAGGGTATTTTGGCTCTTTACCAAAAATGAATCAGCCTTTAAGATTGAATCTCTTGAGAGACACAAGGTTTCTGTCTCCACACCTTGATACAATCCATGGCAGGCACAAGAGGGTAGAACAGAGAGGGTCATGGAGTTGTATTTAAGATACATGTTTAAATGGGCTTTATAAAGTGAATTGGCTGAGAGGTCCATATGCAACTCAAACGGCAAAGAAAAGGATCATGATTTTGCCCACTTGGAATATAACTGACCTGAGTACAACTACGGAGTAGAGACTTGGCAGTTGGATTAAGTGTTTCTGTTCGATGAATCCTAACAGGTACCATGTACCATGGTAAGATCACAGGTATACTGGAGTAGGAGAACAGCTTCCGTTCCCACTTGTACCACATCCAGAAGCAGGCTGGACTGCCAAGGCAAAACAgtgtcgggggctggggatatggcctagtggtagtgtcgttgcctcacatacatgaagccctgagtttgattcctcagcaccacatatatagaaaaagccagaagtggcgctgtggctcaagtggtagagtgctagccttgagcaaagagaagccagggacagtgctcaggccctgagactcaagccccaggactggaaaaaaaacaaaaacaaaaacaaaaaaactgtcaGCACCTGATTCTATCTGCTTAGGCCCTACTCTATATGCAGATCCCATTTAACAGGGAATCCCGGAACAAATGGTCACTCTGAGCACTTTAATCTTTTAAGTCTcccagtaataaaaaataaaaataaagtatatttaaatattgcctaataaattttaataaattctaAACATCTGGATTTGGAGATTTGTGTTGCTTCCCTATTCAAAAGGCCTAGAGAATAAAACCGCTTTTTCATTTTCCAAGCTGCAAGGAGAATAGCGAATGCACCTTGTTGCTACCCCCAGACACACTTTAGAATGAGAGGTTCCATCCACTGTGTTTAACTGGGGAATGATATGAAGCACCACAATTCTTTCTGCTGGACCACTCCCCAGGCAGAGGCATGTATGCTAATGACCGAATGGAACCAGAGTCAGCCAGGAGAAAGAGTCTTTGGGTGGCTCACAGAACTACATCTATAAACATGCCCTAAGGAAAGTAAAATATTCATAGAAGCATAGAATGATTTTACctttaaataaaaactttattCATTCCTGACAGGTTATCAAAATGTACATTGTTAACCAAGTAAAAATGGTACTTTGAATTAGCTGACTAGAGCATTATTTGgaggattttttaatttaatttgcaaAGAGTAACACCCACTTTCAATCTCCCTGTCCACACACTGACAACAAACTTACACTATACCTGCTTTAAAATCTAATATATCAACAATTATATGGGCCCTGGTTCACTATAcaatgagctttttcacttatacGTAAAAATAAAGGTAACTATTCCTCTTAGGTTACTTTTCCCCACAACTTTCAGACACATTTACTCTGCTTCATATTTTATAAGTGATTTTGTAAATGACATAAAGAATACAGCACATGACTTGCATTatctgaacacacacatacacacacacgcacacacagaggatAAAGTGCAACACAACAGACCACGTCTGTGACATTCACTTTCTCTGTCCCCACAGGATTTGCCAGGGAATTGGGAAGGCAGTTCTCAAGGGCATGGACACACAATCCCACAGAGCACACACTATGCTTTCTCGCTGACACAGTATTGAAAATCCTATTCGCTTTGCTTCCCCTGTGGCTTTTCTTGCTGGGAGGGGAAAAGCCAGCTCCCCAGGGATACACACATGTTCCCTGGTGCTTTCAAGAGCGCACTACGGGTTTGGAGCATTCTACACTGTGAAAGGAGGTTTCCAACATCTATAAGGAGAATGACAAGCATCGGAGTAAAAGTAAGCATTCCACTTGGCAGCAAATGCTTTAAGGACCTTTGACACCAATGACTCAATGTTTCTACAGGCAAGTACCAAACTAGCCCTAAAATGTCAGGTTTTGGTTGCATGTTGTCTTGACATTAAATTACAACTAAAAGATGCTTTTGTTCCTGAGatgaacacaaaaaaataaatgaactttctCTAAAGCTGCTGGCAGGACACGGCGCCTTCCTTGCATGCTCAACCCCTTCCTGAACAGTCACGAGGAAACATCAATCTTccccatggcgccacttctgagATTCATCTTGCCGAACATCTGGTCTAATTTGGTTTCTCATGCCACCTAACACATTTGATGTTGCTTCCGTGGCAACAATGAGAGGTTTCACCACTGCTGGAGGAATCTGGCGCAGGACTTCACCCACGGCACCCGTTACCCCTCTGCTCTCGTGTTCTCGAGCCGCTGTTTCATAAATGGTCTGAGCCGTGTCTGCAATTCCCTGCACAGAGGGTAGGAAGCAAGAAGAGGGTGGTAAATTACTAAAGTGTCAATTGTTCTCAACTATATGCTGTTAGTCCAATTAATCAATATCATGTCTGTCGtttacaaagcaaaaaaacaaaacaacaacaacaaaaaaaacccctacTTTTGTAATGGAAAAAAATCCTATGGGAAAGACTTAATATTGTGTTCTCACAGCAGACCAAGAGAAACCCAGGCAACGTCCACGACCCTCCCAGGAAGCCCACAGATCCGTAGTGATCCCAGAGCAGCTTCTCTCCACAGTACATCCCCTCTAACCAAGCTGGCCTAGCCAACCACTTCCTACATGGGCACACTTGCTCAAGGACACGCACCTTCCATGCAACCTAAGAAACAGCTCCACTAACCTCTAGGAAACCATGCACTTTGGTTGAAACTAGGGGCTATGGATCAAAAGAGATAACTATGGAACACTCAATTAAGATATAAATAGTCAAACAGAACACTTAATGTATTAAACAGAAAATTCTACCAGCAGGAAGCTGTTGCTTAATGATCAGAAACAAAGCTTTAGCTacatttccatctttctttttaagatacaACATTAATCATGACTTCAGCTTTGAAGCTATTGGTGTAAGTGTGGTAGGGAAGCTAAATGGTAAACTTCACATGGCTCTTGAATCTCTGCCATCCATCTAACTCAGAAATCTTCAAGGGACATAGGACACTGTTCCATTTGACAGCTCTAGTGATGAATGCAACTTAAAGGTACTCAGTTCTTGTAGAGAAATCAAAGACCTCTTTCTCACCCAGAATCTATAATTTTGACATGCTAACAAAGAATCATTGATTCCCAGAGGGGCAGGCAAAACCATCTAACACTATGGAGCAGGTACAAGCACATGGTCCAGAAAAACAACAAGGTGAGTGGTATTTGAAAACTACCTAGAGTAGCCAGTAAGAGAAATCTTGAGTACAATGAAGAAAGGCTTAGGCATTACCTTCCTCTCCACCAGCATCCAACCAACAATAAACAGAGTGTAATATAATGATCAACAAATTTAGAGATACAGGGGTAAATCCAAAATCAGCCCCACTGCCTAGCTGTGTGACCCATAAAATACTATAAACCTATGGTGTTTGTTAGCATTAAATGTAGCGGCTCATCTAATCAGCCAAATGAAGCTTAGAGGACAATCAGTGTTCTATAAGTTATTCCTAGATAGTATTTCCACTTTACAAGGACCTTACTGCCCTGAACAGAAACGCCTGACCCAGACTCAGCTAACTTTCTGTAGAAGGCCAGTCAGGTTGTAGAGATTTGTGAGCCACAGATTCTGTTCACATatctgtttgctttttaaaatactttttttctgatCATAAAACAACAGGTTCCTGCTTTATGTGCTCAGAATTTTCTAATTAATCCAATAAAATGTTGTTTGGCTTTTCATCTTAACTGAATGTTCCAGTTATCTTTTCTAATACCTAGCCAGTAATTTAAAACAAAGTGGTATTTTGTAAGTTGTGAAACCTATCATTAGTGCCAAGGCTTATATAAAAATAAGCAGAGACAAGATGTTAGCTACAAACTAGCCTGCCAACCCTTGACTTTAAAAATGAGCTCTCTATGAACCACCTGAgatctttttcttcatttctgactTATTAATATCTAAACGAAAGATATATTTCTCATCATTTAGGAAGCTCTATTTATAAAGACACTCTAGTACTGAATCCACTGTAACCATCCCAACCCATGGTTACCATCCTCACctctctgctttcatttttttctactctCAGCTTtagagggaaaaacaaaagcattttagACCCAGTTCCCTGAGACCACCAAAGCTACTGCTGTCAGGTGACCTACTGGCCTAGGTCCCTTGGCCTGTTTTCAGAACATGACTGGGCAACCATCTTTAATGAGATTCTGAAGCTTAAGTGTTAGGCATAATGGCTGAAAACATCTTTGTGACCCATTATGCTGGGAAAAGCCCCTGACTACACACAGGAAGACTCAGGGGTTCACTGGTATAGCTGTCACAGAGCAGCTTAGCAATACTTAATAAATGTTGTATTTCCCAGAGTGAACACTTGCCAATTCCCTGGAAGACAGTCTAAGATGGATACTTCCAACTGCTGTGCtttaggggggtggggtgggggggggtaggtgGGGGAGGACAGGGGGAAGAGGAAAGTGAGGGGGAGAAATGTCCATCAACAGTATGGTAAAGCCATGCAATGAAATACCATAAAGACATTTAAATTATACTACATGTAGACACATGAATTAATCTTGAAATAATTAAGCTGCAAAATAATACATGATACTATATTTATGTAaacttaaaactaaaaaaaataagcactGGTATGCTTTGCTTATGAATATGTATAACAAAGCTTTTATAAAGTCAGGAACAGAAAATGTGTGCCACCCTCAGGACATAGAGGCATGGGAATGGGATGGATGGGACATTCACCAAAAGGtattaaacaggggctggggatatggcctagtggcaagagtgcctgcctcggatagacgaggccctaggttcgattccccagcaccacatatacagaaaacggccagaagcagcgctgtggctcaaagtggcagagtgctagccttgagcgggaagaagccagggacagtgctcaggccctgagtccaaggcccaggactggccaaaaaaaaaaaaaaaaaagatattaaacaaatctgattaagggctgggaatgtggcctcatggtagagcgcttgcctcgcatacatgaagccttgggttcaattcctcagcaccacatatacagaaaaggccagaagtggcgctaagaggccagggacagtgttcaggccctgggtccaagccccaggactggcaaaaacaacaacaacaacaacaacaacaacaacaacaaaaatctgatTAAATAGCAAAGTAAGTAGCAAAAAGTAAATGCAGATGGCGAGTCCATAGGCCTTCCCTAGATGAAGAGATCGGTTGCAACTttgccttcttctctcccttcacaCAGATGTGCCACAGGCTGCTGCTGACAACTCCTCTTTCACTCCCAGGAGTTTCCCCAAAGCCATCAAAACCACTGACTACTCTTTGGGTAGAAGCAAAGAAAGCTGCAGACGAGTTGGAGCTGCCAGCTCAAGTCTCCACATACCTCCTTCACAACACTGTAGGCCTTGGCCACACCTTCCCTCAGGTCTACTGGCTGGTGGGCTAAGCGGTGATGAGGAAATCTCTTGGCCTTCTTGGGCTCGATGGAGAGGGTACCAGGAGACACCATGTCATAAGCAGTCTCTGCTGCTGCCTGGGTCatcagaaggaagaaatgaactaGAAGACAGTCTGGAGAGTTAGGTACCAACAGTCCAACAGTGCCCTCTGACAGGAGCAAGGAAAACACATACCCCTGACAGACATTTCTAGGGTTGGAATTCTTCACGAGAGTTTACAATTTTTATTACTGGAACATGAAATTTACAACTCTAGTTTGGACTGAGATGATTTGTTTAATTAGTCCATTCTCTCTCAACTGAGAATACTCAATATTTTTATGTTGTCAATGGTAGAACAAACTTTAATACTACTACTATTTTATTGGTTATGCTATCTTAGATTTAGCTAAGAACTTTTCATATAGAGAGTTAAAATAAATCTGCTGCTAACTTAACAGTTATTATTTACCTGACATAGGCAAACAAACTTGATAATGTATTCTACTGCCTTATTCTATTAATTAGTACTAAGCAATAAAATGAGCATGAAAGCCAGGTGTGAtggtatggtggtatatgcctgtaatcccagcacttgcaaGAATGAAACAAAAGGACAGTGAGTTTAAGGGCAGCCTAGAGACATAGCAAGATcttaatctttaaaaattaaaaaaagaaaggaaattatgtTACAAAGTAATATATCTACTTTCAACATTCTAGGCATCTtctcaaagaaaaattttaacaaaatggCCTATCCATTTTAAAGTGGCTCCTCTTTGTGGAGATGGGGAGGTAGGTGAAAGATACCTGTATGGTTTGCACCATTCTGTTTGTGAGTTCTAGAGCAGCCATTGCTGTGGAGGTGCCAAAGGAAGCAGCACCTCTCTGGAACCCTCTGACAATGCGGCCG
This window harbors:
- the Bdkrb1 gene encoding B1 bradykinin receptor, whose protein sequence is MAEQILLEFRPSNQSQPSPPNATSCDNAQDAWDLLHRVLPTFIITVCFFGLLGNLLVLSFLLLPRRRLNVAEIYLANLAASDLVFVLGLPFWAENVWNQFHWPFGGLLCRTVNGVIKANLFISIFLVVAISQDRYRALVHPMASRRWRRRRRAQATCLLIWAAGALLSTPTFLLRSVQALPDLNISACILLFPHGAWHFARVVELNVLGFLLPLAAIIFFNYHILASLRGRAEASRTRCGGPRGSKTTVLILTLVAAFLLCWAPYHVFAFLEFLVRLQALQGCFWEEVTDLGLQLANFFAFINSCLNPVIYVFVGRLFRTKVWELYKQCTPRSLMPMSSSHRKEIFQMF